In Salvia miltiorrhiza cultivar Shanhuang (shh) chromosome 4, IMPLAD_Smil_shh, whole genome shotgun sequence, the DNA window AGGCAAGCTACCTTAACTGCCCACAATGCCACGTTTAAATAAGCATTAGTTCTTAAAAGTGCATGCTGTTACTCATGCCTAAACTATGATAAAAAATCAAGATAACTAGGTCGGATATAGTTCGTGCAAGCTGTGTGCTTTTCTTCATGAAATATTTCAGTAAACTTGTAATTGCAGAGTAAGTGGAAATTTTCAAAAGTGATAAGGCTGTAAGAGGCTCAATCAACATGCATACCTAAATAAAGTAAAAAGCAACAAATTCTGGCATGTAGAAATACAGCAGTCAGTTCCTATCTATAATCACAAAAATACAAGATAAACTTTCAGTGACGCAGCCATCTAAATCAACTCAAACTCACAATCATCAACGTGCTGAATTAGAAGCAAATATGAAAAGGACATAGTTGCAGAAGGAAATTCTATACCTCATCTCCCTCCTTGAGATTCGAAAGACCCCAACTATAAGCCACCAAGTTGATTGCCTCAGTAGCATTTCTCGTAAACACAATCTCTCTACACTCGGATGCGTTTATAAAATTCGCCACCTTCTGCCTCGCCAGCTCATATTCATCCGTCGCCTTCGCACTACACAACACCACCAAAATAAATCAACTGAAATACCCAAACAATCACACAAATTTTCCTCCGCCTCCAAAAAAAATCACCTCAGATAATGAATTCCGCGATGAACGTTCGAATTATACGATTCGTAATAATTGCGCAGGGCGTTCACCACCGCCGCCGGCTTCTGCGACGTGGCGGCGTTATCCAAATACACCAGCCTCTTCCCATTCACCTCCTgcacaataaaaaataattcccacacaaaaatcaaaacaacgTATAGATAAATTAGGGGGGGAATTTGGAGAGAGTGGAAGTGGAGGTGTGCCTGGTGGAGGATGGGGAAATCGGGTCGGGTGAGGTGCGCGAGGGATCCCGGGCTGAGCTGCGGGTCGGTTGAAAGAGGAGCCGGAGCGGCGGCGGAGGAAGCGAAGGGTGCGGTGCGGAGAGTGCGGTTGGTGCGGTTAGGGTTGGGCTTGATGGTGCGGAGAGAGGGCGGGAGTTTGAGGACGACGGCCTCCATTGATATAATCATCGCCGCCGCTCAAAAGTCCAAGAAGCGCTGCTACCAGTTAACACAGTTAGCTTAGCACCACAACTGACTTCCGCGACATGTGCTGCTTTTCTACTTCTTACTTTTTATTATTACACCCACAATTTATTCATATTCTTCGCAATTGGCTCTGTTCGTTTGATTAGAATCGGGAATTGGTGAAATTGAACGGACTAAACTGCAATTTCTTTCGCTGAATATTTAGTGTTacttttgaattaattattgcgtATAATTTAGATGTTGATAAGTATTATATCTGTCACAATTTATCAAGAAAAAGTAAGAAGTATTATATCTGTCACATCGCCTAAATATTTtagatttagtttttttttttaataaaaatatttagatttagTTAAATATCTATAATTCTGAATTTCTCATAGTGTTTTATGGTATCATAAATCGTGATCTTCGTATTTTTGCGGGGGAATAAATGAAAGGGTggttctattcatagccctcattttactccttatagctcctcttttaaaatattaataacaattaattaagaatttactATTCTACCCTATATTTTATAGCCcccaaattttattaaactttaaattaattatcactTCAATTTTATAACCCCATTTCATGTTAAAGAATTCATAGCCTCCCTTCCCCCATTTGTCCGTTCCCCCATTTCCTATTGAAGAATTCATAGCCTCCCTTCCCCCATTTCTCcgttcatagcccccatttttgAAGAATTAATTTGTTTGCTCAAGTATTGTTGCCTCAAACTGCCTCCCATTTCTCATAACAATTGCCTCAAACAATAGCCGCCAATATCATAGATGTAATTAATCGAATACAATATACTATGCAAATACTAGGGCGTAACCTATCAAATTTCCACGTGTATCACTTTATGTTGTAATTTATAATcgttttatattatttttatgattgtaaatttgtaatatatgaaatagtttatataattttttttaattaatttaatttgatcaaattaaatagGTGATAcgtttgaaattatattttttttttgaaagggaaGAAAAGCATTTATATTAAATCACGACGAGCAATATCCGAAAGCCAAGATGGAAAACTCGACTTCCAGATCATTACACCAGAAGTCAAAAATTTTTGATTAGGATATAAAAGTattaattcaatattaatttttgaattcaaattttatgaatttttgagaaattatattaatctcaactgTTTTTAtgaattcaatattaatttttgaTTAGGATATAAAAGTATCTTGTTATATTAGTTTTCATTTGACGAAATTTTATAAGAAGTCAAAAATGTGAAATTGTAAatgttataaaaataagaagagaaaaatattcaaatttatgTGTATAAAGTGACATGTAAATTAATATTAACGTCCTAAACTACAATAGGtctaaactaaataaataaagatcTAAGACCAGAAAATTGTGCTACTATATCGTTAAATAAAAACCGTGAGATTCATCAAACTGTGCTTTAACATCTTTGTGTACACAAAACATTTATTAAAAAACTGTCACACCGTCGGCGGGATTTCTCAGCAGAAGGAGAAAGTAAGCTGCTATCTCTGCATGAATTAGCATAGCAGATTATTATccaacaatcaaaataatgcTTTATCTTGAACTCATATATATCTTCTTCGATCAACCCTCCAGCGCTGATGCTCCAGATATGATCTCTATCAATTCAGTAGTGATGGATGCTTGACGAGTTCTGcaaaatccaacatatataaaacaTCAACAATTTTCATCACTTCCCTTTCTTtattctccaattccaaacaacaaattaaaaacCAAACCTGTTATAAGTGAGCGTTAGTCTATCGAGCATCTCTCCTGCATTCCTGCTCGAGCTATCCATGGCTGACATTCTCGCACCCTGCTCGCTGCAAGCATTTTCCAACGCTGCATTGAACATCACCTGCACACATCCATCAAAACCTTCAGTATTAGGACAAGCTCATCTCTGATCAGTATTTCCAGGTATACGAAAATGGAAAGAAAGGTCAAACAACATACGCAGGAAAACTGGAACTCGGTGAGATTTTGAAGCACCTCGGACTTTGTCTCAGCACCTTCAAATTCATAGGAATCAAGTTCCACGAGTTTCCCCCCAGCTTCAGCTTCTCTCTCAACAAGCTACACCAGCATCAGATCATTCACTATAAAGTTTATGTGACTGAAAAATGGTGGTAGCTTCAGCTAATCATTCACCTCGGGAGATAGTACAGTTGAAACTGATGGTAAAAACGACACGACTGAATGGAACTTGCTGTATACGATCCTTAGTGCATCATACTCCACATTCTTCAAGATATCATCTGCAAGCATAGCTACCTGCAAACCAAGAGCATCTCCATTTTCCATTTTAGAACCAAAACATTGATAAAAGTGATGTAAGTTTGGTGGTAATCGCGATTGATATTCACAGTTGTAGATAGACAAATTCTACCTGAGTGTAGTTGAGAGGATTTTTCTGCAACTCTGTCATCGATAACTCAATGTCTTGCCTTGAGTCCCGCAAGAGCTGGGCCTTGGCTTTCTCTCCCAAAATGACATATTTACACTCTTTTTCAGGACCTGTGGAACACAATAACAAATGTTAATTCACAATTTACTCTACAATACACAGAGCTAAAGACATGATGAAGCTTGTGGTGTACCAAAGTTCAACTTATGAAGTCCCCTGCTGATCTTGACCGCTGTAGAATTTATTCCACCACAAAGACCCTTGTCTGAAGATATTGTGACAATCACGTTCTTCTTCACATCAACACCTTATGCATCAAAATACATGGGAGAGGTAAGTGAACGTAGAGTGCAAACTAGACATTAAATTTATTGGGCATGAGAATGCAACATGGACGAAAACAAGACTGCTGAAAATAGATGCAACAACCCTGATTCAACTAACTGAGAGTGAGTTACCATAAAGGAAATTTATGTTGTGATAGTGCATGCTTTAAGCGAACAAAATAGTTGATCACTACAAACAATTCCAGATAAGAATGTGTAGAAATATTATACAATCAAACCAAGCAGAAAGAAGATCAGAATAAGGATTGGAAGTACAAAACAGAGATAACAGAAACTACTTCAAcatattgaaattttaattagattcCTACTTGGAAGGTCTCCGAGAAGAGCTGTGAATGGCTGCCATAGTCCACGTGATTTTTCAGCTTTAGATTGGATGGCTCGCAGCTTTGAAGCTGCAACCATCTTCATTGCTTTTGTGATTTTCTGAATATTCTTAACACTCTTCATACGGTTGCGGACTGCATGTTCAGTGGTTACCATAAAAATCAGAAAAGATGAAAGCACATCAAGATAAGTTGGAATTCAAGGTAAATGTCCAACAAAGTTACTAAGAATGAATCATACCAACTTGAGTTGAAATAGAACGAACTCCCGAAAGTGCATACTCCCTGTTGACATATGGCAGTTTAGATGCACAAAAGAAAAAACACTACTTATCACATATTGGAAAAGAAAATTTTCCAGAATTGATAAAGGTAATCTTTATGGTAGAAGATAAAAAGTAAAGCAATGATATGCAACCAATTTGATGAGAAAAGCAGAAAAAATCCTCATGCTATATGAAGTTCTTCATTTTGCTATTAATAAACTCACAGGGAATGTAATTCTCAAATTAGATATTCAGAAGAGTAATTCTTTTGAGTCAGGCGGATCCTGAT includes these proteins:
- the LOC131020329 gene encoding ATP synthase subunit gamma, mitochondrial-like → MSGNESIKALDAACQPLQSEFTFHFILHIRAVEEIQHNLTFRRRIRIGITSKFTMAMSASRREGRRIAASLFSPLTIRHSLASSEEYALSGVRSISTQVVRNRMKSVKNIQKITKAMKMVAASKLRAIQSKAEKSRGLWQPFTALLGDLPSVDVKKNVIVTISSDKGLCGGINSTAVKISRGLHKLNFGPEKECKYVILGEKAKAQLLRDSRQDIELSMTELQKNPLNYTQVAMLADDILKNVEYDALRIVYSKFHSVVSFLPSVSTVLSPELVEREAEAGGKLVELDSYEFEGAETKSEVLQNLTEFQFSCVMFNAALENACSEQGARMSAMDSSSRNAGEMLDRLTLTYNRTRQASITTELIEIISGASALEG